A single Malaclemys terrapin pileata isolate rMalTer1 chromosome 3, rMalTer1.hap1, whole genome shotgun sequence DNA region contains:
- the LOC128834954 gene encoding mitochondrial import inner membrane translocase subunit Tim13-like, whose product MVGGFGSEFGAAARGRKLDPGLIIKQVKVQIAVANAQELLQRMTNKCFWKCIGKPESSLDNSEQKCIAMCMDRYMDSWKPVSRAYNSRLQRERANI is encoded by the coding sequence ATGGTGGGCGGGTTTGGCTCTGAGTTTGGGGCCGCGGCACGGGGCAGGAAGCTGGACCCGGGGCTCATCATAAAGCAGGTGAAGGTGCAGATCGCCGTGGCCAACgcacaggagctgctgcagaggaTGACCAACAAGTGTTTCTGGAAGTGCATCGGGAAGCCAGAGAGCTCGCTGGATAACTCGGAGCAGAAGTGTATTGCCATGTGTATGGACCGCTACATGGACTCCTGGAAACCGGTCTCACGAGCATACAACTCCCggctgcagagggagagagccaaCATATGA